From Kineosporia succinea, the proteins below share one genomic window:
- a CDS encoding alpha/beta fold hydrolase, whose protein sequence is MTDYLLIHGLTYDHRSFGPLRRHLDPADRVLAIDLPGHGSSPRRESYPLSGTVDDVHQQVTAAHLTRPVVVGHSVGAIVANAYAAVHPAAAVVNLDQMLRPGPFFALVRAAEPQLRGPGWRDVWNRMLAGMGIDALPPQARELVTTATDPRPDLLLGYWDEILRDSDETIDARVGGELAELAARGVGYHWVTSSEPPAAYADWLRSLLPRVAITVIPGSGHFPHLADPAAVARVLESAGSGPRP, encoded by the coding sequence GTGACTGACTACCTGCTCATCCACGGCCTCACCTACGACCACCGCAGCTTCGGCCCGCTGCGCCGCCACCTCGACCCCGCCGACCGGGTGCTGGCGATCGACCTGCCCGGCCACGGCAGCTCCCCGCGACGCGAGAGTTACCCCCTGAGCGGCACGGTGGACGACGTGCACCAGCAGGTCACGGCGGCCCACCTCACGCGCCCGGTGGTCGTGGGCCACTCGGTCGGGGCGATCGTCGCGAACGCGTACGCCGCCGTGCACCCGGCCGCGGCCGTGGTCAACCTCGACCAGATGCTGCGGCCCGGGCCGTTCTTCGCCCTGGTCCGCGCCGCCGAACCGCAGCTGCGAGGCCCGGGATGGCGTGACGTCTGGAACCGGATGCTCGCCGGGATGGGCATCGACGCACTCCCGCCGCAGGCCCGCGAGCTGGTGACCACCGCGACCGACCCGCGTCCGGACCTGCTGCTCGGCTACTGGGACGAGATCCTGCGCGACAGCGACGAGACGATCGACGCGCGGGTGGGCGGGGAACTGGCGGAACTCGCCGCCCGGGGCGTCGGGTACCACTGGGTGACGTCGTCGGAACCGCCCGCGGCCTATGCGGACTGGCTGCGCTCGCTGCTGCCGCGGGTCGCGATCACGGTGATCCCGGGCAGTGGGCACTTCCCGCACCTGGCCGATCCGGCGGCCGTGGCCCGGGTGCTGGAGTCGGCCGGTTCGGGTCCCCGGCCGTAG
- a CDS encoding MarR family winged helix-turn-helix transcriptional regulator: MPAPEPTTEDGSRQEVYDALEREFGVLVRRARGFSARMSRDLHPDLEPGAYAMLLWLDDAGPVRMTDLAAFFGIGKPTVSRQLKIMEGLDLITREVEEGDRRAQRVTLSAHGAELVHQARGARWARYESTLAHWPDDDVQLFARLLLRINAEMGQPWTPPPE, translated from the coding sequence ATGCCCGCCCCCGAACCGACGACCGAGGACGGCTCCCGCCAGGAGGTCTACGACGCGCTCGAACGCGAGTTCGGTGTGCTGGTGCGGCGGGCCCGGGGTTTCTCCGCCCGGATGTCGCGTGACCTGCACCCCGACCTCGAGCCCGGGGCGTACGCGATGCTGCTGTGGCTCGACGACGCCGGGCCGGTGCGGATGACCGACCTGGCGGCCTTCTTCGGCATCGGCAAGCCCACCGTGTCGAGGCAGCTGAAGATCATGGAGGGCCTCGACCTGATCACCCGGGAGGTCGAGGAGGGCGATCGGCGGGCGCAGCGGGTCACGCTGAGCGCCCACGGCGCCGAGCTGGTGCACCAGGCCCGGGGCGCGCGCTGGGCCCGGTACGAGTCGACGCTCGCGCACTGGCCGGACGACGACGTGCAGCTCTTCGCCCGCCTGCTGCTGCGCATCAACGCCGAGATGGGCCAGCCCTGGACGCCCCCGCCGGAGTGA
- a CDS encoding NUDIX hydrolase, protein MKFLDADGPLRFTEVPVPALAPHQEAALAERWGEGVHANPLMFDGPVVTVLGAEPDGRGGLLVRWARATYRRHLLREMPEVTTPAFLFVATAQPTPAGVVVGRTAAWTSTGAGRWVIPGGTVEPPEPGRPLHEELIRQHAARELGEETGVEVPAPDLTRWAVLWAPNGNLGVCFGAPPRPEPEVRERFAALLADAVQRREEPELSAIDFVSTPADLARLDGTPAVALPALLERYASTRAGAGQ, encoded by the coding sequence ATGAAATTTCTGGACGCCGACGGGCCGCTGAGGTTCACCGAGGTGCCGGTGCCCGCCCTCGCGCCGCACCAGGAGGCCGCACTCGCCGAGCGGTGGGGCGAGGGGGTGCACGCCAACCCGCTGATGTTCGACGGGCCGGTGGTCACCGTGCTCGGGGCCGAGCCGGACGGGCGCGGCGGCCTGCTCGTCAGATGGGCCCGCGCCACCTACCGCCGCCACCTGCTCAGGGAGATGCCGGAGGTCACGACACCCGCCTTCCTGTTCGTGGCCACGGCGCAGCCCACCCCGGCCGGCGTCGTGGTGGGGCGGACGGCGGCCTGGACGTCCACCGGGGCCGGGCGCTGGGTGATCCCGGGCGGCACGGTGGAGCCGCCGGAACCCGGCCGTCCCCTGCACGAGGAGCTGATCCGTCAGCACGCCGCGCGCGAGCTCGGGGAGGAGACGGGCGTCGAGGTGCCGGCCCCGGACCTGACCCGCTGGGCCGTGCTGTGGGCGCCGAACGGGAACCTGGGGGTGTGCTTCGGGGCACCGCCCCGGCCCGAGCCCGAGGTGCGTGAACGGTTCGCCGCGCTGCTGGCCGACGCGGTGCAGCGCCGGGAGGAGCCGGAGCTGTCCGCGATCGACTTCGTGAGCACGCCCGCCGACCTGGCCCGTCTGGACGGCACCCCGGCGGTGGCGCTGCCCGCGCTCCTGGAGCGCTACGCGTCCACCCGCGCCGGGGCCGGTCAGTAG
- a CDS encoding transglycosylase domain-containing protein produces MAKAPVPQNIPGLLGAFGILSLVAGLLAAGLAVPGAAATGLASNNAVDAFMALPSDLETTQVSATTRVLASDGSLIATFYDENRTPVKLAKISKYLQDGVIAIEDERFREHGGVDSTGLLRALVVNQIAGDASQGASTLTQQLVKNLLKQAAYAQDDEDAYNAASAKSNSRKLREIRLATALEKKMTKDEILEGYLNIAWFGRQTNGVQAAAKYYFGTTAEKLSLAQAAMLAGMIQSPTMYDISDPDKLEKAEVRRNLVLRNMLAQGKITQAEHDEAERTPIRPKITPTYQGCANAGTRGYFCDYVYNVITKDSGFEALGETQEERETAIKRGGYTIRTTLDPKVLKAAWDSVKTRIPPNDPSRVATATATVEPGTGKVLSLIQNKFYNPKQSAKNTTINYATDYKYGGSSGFQTGSTFKPATLAAWLDAGHSLYDQLEGSAGTLPENSFSYCGQNLQSSASYTFTNSADGEGQGMMSVWDATKNSVNGPYIRMTQKLDMCDIQDMATKLGMHRAQSVIDPCIAGNYSAKAPKMTNKVPQCQPSVTLGTASQSPLTMANAYATFASGGVRCNPTVVTSIKDRNGKSLKVPGANCKRTISAAVANTVALGLSKTLTEGTAKGVGALASGQPASVKTGTTNRSQDTWFVGFTPQLATAVWVGPETVNGKRPFMRNITINGTYYSAVYGSSIGGKIWKDVMAAALQGKPVKQFPDAAGNLVGTPPAPPEPEETEEETPGGATPGGGNTPGNGDTPGNGNTPGNGDTPGNAGPGNENTNLPGNGR; encoded by the coding sequence ATGGCTAAGGCACCTGTCCCACAGAACATTCCAGGCCTGCTCGGCGCTTTCGGGATTCTCAGCCTGGTGGCCGGGCTCCTGGCCGCGGGACTGGCCGTTCCCGGGGCCGCCGCCACCGGCCTGGCCTCCAACAACGCGGTCGACGCGTTCATGGCCCTGCCCAGTGACCTCGAGACCACCCAGGTCTCCGCGACCACCCGCGTCCTGGCCTCCGACGGCTCCCTGATCGCGACGTTCTACGACGAGAACCGCACGCCGGTGAAGCTGGCGAAGATCTCGAAGTACCTGCAGGACGGCGTGATCGCCATCGAGGACGAGCGTTTCCGCGAGCACGGCGGCGTCGACAGCACCGGTCTGCTGCGAGCCCTGGTGGTCAACCAGATCGCCGGTGACGCCTCGCAGGGCGCCTCCACCCTGACCCAGCAGCTGGTCAAGAACCTGCTCAAGCAGGCGGCCTACGCCCAGGACGACGAGGACGCCTACAACGCGGCCTCGGCCAAGTCGAACTCGCGCAAGCTGCGCGAGATCCGCCTGGCCACGGCCCTCGAGAAGAAGATGACGAAGGACGAGATCCTCGAGGGTTACCTGAACATCGCCTGGTTCGGGCGCCAGACCAACGGCGTGCAGGCCGCCGCCAAGTACTACTTCGGCACCACCGCCGAGAAGCTCTCCCTGGCCCAGGCCGCGATGCTGGCCGGGATGATCCAGTCGCCGACGATGTACGACATCTCCGACCCGGACAAGCTCGAGAAGGCCGAGGTCCGCCGGAACCTGGTGCTGCGCAACATGCTCGCCCAGGGCAAGATCACCCAGGCCGAGCACGACGAGGCCGAGCGCACGCCGATCCGCCCGAAGATCACGCCGACCTACCAGGGCTGCGCCAACGCCGGCACCCGCGGCTACTTCTGCGACTACGTCTACAACGTCATCACCAAGGACTCCGGCTTCGAGGCCCTCGGCGAGACCCAGGAGGAGCGCGAGACCGCCATCAAGCGCGGCGGTTACACGATCCGCACCACCCTCGACCCGAAGGTGCTCAAGGCCGCCTGGGACTCGGTGAAGACCCGGATCCCGCCGAACGACCCGAGCCGCGTCGCCACCGCGACCGCCACGGTCGAGCCCGGCACCGGCAAGGTGCTCTCGCTGATCCAGAACAAGTTCTACAACCCCAAGCAGAGCGCGAAGAACACCACGATCAACTACGCCACCGACTACAAGTACGGCGGCTCCTCGGGCTTCCAGACCGGCTCGACCTTCAAGCCGGCCACGCTCGCGGCCTGGCTCGACGCCGGGCACTCGCTCTACGACCAGCTCGAGGGCTCCGCCGGCACGCTGCCCGAGAACTCGTTCAGCTACTGCGGCCAGAACCTGCAGAGCTCGGCCAGCTACACCTTCACCAACTCGGCCGACGGTGAGGGCCAGGGCATGATGAGCGTCTGGGACGCGACCAAGAACTCGGTCAACGGCCCGTACATCCGGATGACCCAGAAGCTCGACATGTGCGACATCCAGGACATGGCCACGAAGCTCGGCATGCACCGCGCCCAGTCGGTGATCGACCCCTGCATCGCGGGCAACTACAGCGCCAAGGCGCCCAAGATGACGAACAAGGTCCCGCAGTGCCAGCCCTCGGTGACCCTGGGTACCGCCAGCCAGTCGCCGCTGACCATGGCCAACGCCTACGCCACGTTCGCCTCGGGCGGTGTGCGCTGCAACCCGACGGTGGTCACCTCGATCAAGGACCGCAACGGCAAGAGCCTCAAGGTGCCCGGCGCCAACTGCAAGCGCACCATCTCGGCCGCGGTCGCCAACACCGTCGCCCTGGGCCTGAGCAAGACCCTGACCGAGGGCACAGCCAAGGGTGTCGGCGCGCTCGCCTCGGGCCAGCCCGCCTCGGTCAAGACCGGTACCACGAACCGGTCGCAGGACACCTGGTTCGTCGGCTTCACCCCGCAGCTGGCCACGGCCGTCTGGGTCGGCCCGGAAACGGTGAACGGCAAGCGCCCGTTCATGCGGAACATCACCATCAACGGCACGTACTACAGCGCCGTGTACGGCTCCAGCATCGGCGGCAAGATCTGGAAGGACGTCATGGCGGCGGCCCTCCAGGGCAAGCCGGTCAAGCAGTTCCCGGACGCCGCGGGCAACCTGGTCGGCACCCCGCCGGCGCCGCCGGAGCCCGAGGAGACCGAGGAGGAGACGCCCGGCGGGGCCACCCCCGGCGGCGGCAACACCCCGGGCAACGGTGACACTCCGGGTAACGGCAACACCCCGGGCAACGGTGACACCCCGGGCAACGCCGGCCCCGGTAACGAGAACACCAACCTGCCCGGGAACGGCCGCTGA
- a CDS encoding fascin domain-containing protein, translated as MTITGRMIKAGAVVLGVLGLGLGGVTSAGAASAATPGAAMKADVAPVNCTIQTRTGNYLTAVGGGGRLTDVLHTDATRVGSWERFTLVDSGTGQAFIEYGIRTTTGNYLTAVGGGGRITDVIHSDATRIQAWERFTFLSQGSGWYAIRTTNGHYLTAVGGGGRITDTIHSDATRIGSWELFRPVCTAA; from the coding sequence GTGACGATCACGGGAAGAATGATCAAGGCCGGAGCCGTCGTGCTCGGAGTGCTGGGCCTCGGCCTGGGCGGGGTGACGTCGGCGGGCGCGGCGAGCGCGGCGACGCCGGGCGCAGCGATGAAAGCCGATGTCGCGCCCGTCAACTGCACCATCCAGACCCGTACCGGCAACTACCTGACCGCGGTGGGCGGGGGCGGGCGTCTCACCGACGTCCTGCACACCGACGCCACCCGGGTCGGTTCGTGGGAGCGGTTCACGCTCGTCGACTCGGGCACCGGCCAGGCGTTCATCGAGTACGGCATCCGCACCACGACCGGCAACTACCTGACCGCGGTCGGCGGCGGCGGCCGGATCACCGACGTGATCCACTCCGACGCCACCCGCATCCAGGCCTGGGAGCGGTTCACGTTCCTGTCCCAGGGCAGCGGCTGGTACGCGATCCGCACCACGAACGGGCACTACCTGACCGCCGTCGGCGGGGGCGGGCGGATCACCGACACGATCCACTCCGACGCCACCCGGATCGGTTCCTGGGAGCTGTTCCGCCCGGTCTGCACCGCGGCCTGA
- a CDS encoding serine protein kinase RIO translates to MRESEYDQHPGRRRGRPRFDDEIDELRSRSSRGPLPDLEPDPAPDVPGGGDRWSTWADSPPTGRGPRPYPDWLVTELAAVDSDLGLLKTGKEADVSLLRRAVPDTGRSCLLARKQYRSTEHRMFHRDSGYLEGRRVKESRSNRAMARRTDFGRELIAGQWAGSEFGALSQLWTVSSAYGAPIVPYPVQVLETELLMEFVGNHETGEGAPRLAQVRPPAAQAQDLWQQAIGAMGVLARCSLAHGDLSAYNVLVHDGRLVLIDLPQVVDLIANPHGPGFLYRDVRNLAAWFGSRGVPGIDARQVTTELLAEAGVE, encoded by the coding sequence GTGCGCGAAAGCGAATATGACCAGCATCCCGGCCGCCGTCGTGGCCGCCCCCGTTTCGACGACGAGATCGACGAGCTGAGGTCCCGCTCGTCCCGCGGTCCGCTGCCGGACCTCGAACCCGACCCCGCCCCGGACGTCCCGGGCGGGGGCGACCGCTGGAGCACCTGGGCCGACTCGCCCCCGACCGGGCGCGGACCGCGTCCGTACCCCGACTGGCTGGTGACCGAACTGGCCGCCGTGGACAGCGATCTCGGCCTGCTCAAGACCGGCAAGGAGGCCGACGTCTCGCTGCTGCGCCGGGCCGTGCCGGACACCGGCCGTTCGTGTCTGCTGGCCCGCAAGCAGTACCGCTCCACCGAGCACCGCATGTTCCACCGCGACTCCGGCTACCTGGAGGGCCGCCGCGTCAAGGAGTCCCGCAGCAACCGGGCGATGGCCCGGCGCACCGACTTCGGCCGTGAGCTCATCGCCGGGCAGTGGGCCGGATCCGAATTCGGTGCCCTGAGCCAGCTCTGGACGGTGAGCTCGGCCTACGGCGCGCCGATCGTGCCGTACCCGGTGCAGGTGCTGGAGACCGAGCTGCTGATGGAGTTCGTGGGCAACCACGAAACCGGGGAGGGTGCGCCCCGTCTGGCCCAGGTGCGTCCGCCGGCCGCCCAGGCGCAGGATCTCTGGCAGCAGGCCATAGGGGCGATGGGCGTGCTGGCCCGGTGCAGCCTGGCCCACGGCGACCTGTCCGCCTACAACGTCCTGGTGCACGACGGGCGCCTGGTGCTGATCGATCTTCCCCAGGTCGTCGACCTCATCGCCAACCCGCACGGACCCGGCTTCCTGTACCGCGACGTCCGCAATCTGGCCGCCTGGTTCGGGAGCCGCGGCGTGCCCGGGATCGACGCCCGGCAGGTCACCACCGAACTGCTGGCGGAGGCGGGCGTGGAGTGA
- a CDS encoding sugar porter family MFS transporter, with product MVVVALVSAISGLLYGYDTGIISGALLQIGDDFDIGSGWEQVIAASILVGAVIGALTCSHLAERRGRRGTLLLVGIVFVVGATAAALAPSPILLSLSRLVLGFAVGGATQTAPVYVAELAPTAYRGRLVLFFQIAIGVGIVIATIVGASEAVAWRLAIGIAAVPAALMFLLMLRLPESPRWLLRGGDPEGARAALQRVRHPDADLDGEFGEIRRNVEAEREAGTRGWSGLRAGWVRPALVVGCGLAIFTQLSGIEMIVYYTPTILTDNGFSDSTALRVSVALGLTYLIAQLIGLAVIDRVGRRRLTLTTLPCAAVALFVLGSFFVTGHDGKSAIPWIIATLIAFMAFTAGGIQLMGWLTGSEIYPLATRAAGAAAQSASLWGTNVLITLTLLTIMETIGTGQTFWMYGLFNVAAFVFLYRTMPEMTGHSLEEIETRLEEGEFTPAGFAR from the coding sequence GTGGTGGTCGTGGCCCTGGTCTCGGCCATCTCCGGCCTGCTGTACGGCTACGACACCGGCATCATCTCCGGTGCGCTGCTGCAGATCGGCGACGACTTCGACATCGGCTCCGGCTGGGAACAGGTGATCGCCGCCTCGATCCTGGTCGGCGCCGTCATCGGGGCCCTGACCTGCAGTCACCTGGCCGAGCGGCGCGGCCGGCGGGGCACGCTGCTGCTGGTCGGCATCGTGTTCGTGGTCGGGGCCACCGCGGCCGCGCTGGCGCCCAGCCCGATCCTGCTGTCCCTCAGCCGTCTGGTGCTGGGTTTCGCGGTCGGCGGGGCCACCCAGACCGCGCCCGTCTACGTCGCCGAGCTCGCGCCGACCGCCTACCGCGGCCGGCTGGTGCTGTTCTTCCAGATCGCGATCGGCGTCGGCATCGTCATCGCCACGATCGTCGGGGCCAGTGAGGCCGTCGCCTGGCGTCTGGCCATCGGAATCGCCGCCGTACCGGCCGCTCTCATGTTCCTGCTCATGCTCCGGCTGCCCGAGAGCCCGCGCTGGCTGCTGCGCGGCGGTGATCCCGAGGGGGCCCGGGCGGCGCTGCAGCGGGTGCGGCACCCGGACGCCGACCTGGACGGCGAGTTCGGTGAGATCCGGCGCAACGTCGAGGCCGAGCGTGAGGCGGGCACCCGCGGCTGGTCGGGTCTGCGGGCCGGCTGGGTGCGGCCGGCGCTCGTGGTGGGTTGCGGGCTGGCCATTTTCACGCAGCTGTCGGGCATCGAGATGATCGTCTACTACACGCCGACCATCCTCACCGACAACGGCTTCTCCGACTCCACTGCCCTGCGCGTCTCGGTCGCGCTGGGCCTGACCTACCTGATCGCGCAGCTGATCGGGCTGGCCGTGATCGACCGGGTCGGGCGCCGCCGGCTGACCCTGACGACCCTGCCCTGCGCGGCCGTCGCCCTGTTCGTGCTGGGCTCGTTCTTCGTCACCGGTCACGACGGCAAGTCCGCGATCCCGTGGATCATCGCGACCCTGATCGCGTTCATGGCCTTCACCGCCGGCGGGATCCAGCTGATGGGCTGGCTCACCGGTTCGGAGATCTACCCGCTCGCCACCCGGGCCGCCGGGGCGGCCGCGCAGTCGGCGTCGCTGTGGGGCACCAACGTGCTCATCACACTGACGCTCCTGACCATCATGGAGACCATCGGCACCGGCCAGACCTTCTGGATGTACGGCCTTTTCAACGTCGCGGCGTTCGTGTTCCTCTACCGCACGATGCCCGAGATGACCGGTCATAGCCTCGAGGAGATCGAGACGCGCCTCGAGGAGGGGGAATTCACTCCCGCCGGGTTCGCCCGCTGA
- a CDS encoding TetR/AcrR family transcriptional regulator, which yields MPALPSDDPRYARTRQALLTALLELGDDDLAEVSVGLLARAAGVHRTSFYNHFTSLPEAAAAALGVGMHEIMREDASARRTGIAPEEAALATTRRTFEYLAGHRGLYLLASDWRSPSGLRGIADVLAQQLREYRNRFGAGQNARPEHELQAEDVYVASAVEGYYAAMLHDGLAVESGTASRLLYAMLPSWMRTPQDRS from the coding sequence ATGCCAGCCCTGCCGTCCGACGACCCCCGCTACGCGCGCACCCGCCAGGCACTGCTCACCGCGCTGCTCGAGCTCGGCGACGACGACCTGGCCGAGGTCTCCGTGGGGCTGCTGGCCCGCGCCGCCGGGGTGCACCGCACGTCGTTCTACAACCACTTCACCTCGCTGCCCGAGGCGGCCGCGGCCGCGCTCGGCGTCGGCATGCACGAGATCATGCGCGAGGACGCCTCGGCCCGGCGCACCGGCATCGCGCCCGAGGAGGCCGCCCTGGCCACCACCCGGCGCACGTTCGAGTACCTGGCCGGGCACCGGGGCCTGTACCTGCTGGCCTCCGACTGGCGCTCACCGTCGGGGCTGCGCGGCATCGCCGACGTTCTGGCCCAGCAGCTGCGCGAGTACCGGAACCGGTTCGGCGCCGGCCAGAACGCCCGGCCGGAGCACGAACTCCAGGCCGAGGACGTCTACGTGGCCTCCGCGGTCGAGGGCTACTACGCGGCGATGCTGCACGACGGTCTCGCCGTCGAGTCCGGCACGGCCTCCCGCCTGCTCTACGCGATGCTGCCGTCGTGGATGCGCACGCCCCAGGACAGGTCCTAG
- a CDS encoding PASTA domain-containing protein, translating to MPQVVGLGYAEARDLVGDLDAGVSVDDEDASPLGRSVWDTGNWTVLDQDPAAGTALADEDEVRLYVLKNSEAQWFAANPRMPRLRGGRTAAGDLTDEGGQFAGVTELVEFHYARGREPQDLRGTRARSAGTSPVPPLLPGASAATVSWHERVRAPALHEGGENDPAAGTWPRTGANLVPGQGMYILAAAPEPEPEPEPEPEVVTEAELEPPVEAEPEVEAEPEPECHPSYTGACVPFAADVDCEGGGGNGPAYLSEEVRVVGPDVYDLDRDGDGVACDS from the coding sequence ATGCCTCAGGTCGTGGGCCTGGGCTACGCCGAGGCCCGGGACCTGGTCGGCGATCTGGACGCCGGGGTGTCCGTGGACGACGAAGACGCCTCGCCGCTGGGGCGCAGCGTCTGGGACACGGGCAACTGGACCGTGCTCGACCAGGATCCGGCGGCCGGCACGGCCCTGGCGGACGAGGACGAGGTGCGGCTGTACGTGCTGAAGAACTCCGAGGCGCAGTGGTTCGCGGCGAATCCGCGGATGCCCCGGCTGCGGGGCGGCCGCACCGCGGCGGGTGACCTGACCGACGAGGGCGGGCAGTTCGCGGGGGTCACGGAACTCGTCGAGTTCCACTACGCGCGGGGCCGGGAGCCGCAGGACCTGCGGGGTACCCGGGCGCGGTCCGCCGGCACGTCACCGGTGCCGCCGCTGCTGCCCGGGGCATCGGCCGCGACGGTCAGCTGGCACGAGCGGGTCAGGGCGCCGGCTCTGCACGAGGGCGGCGAGAACGACCCGGCGGCGGGCACCTGGCCGCGCACCGGGGCGAATCTGGTTCCCGGGCAGGGGATGTACATCCTGGCCGCGGCCCCCGAACCGGAACCCGAACCCGAACCTGAACCCGAGGTCGTCACGGAAGCTGAACTCGAGCCCCCGGTCGAGGCCGAGCCTGAGGTCGAAGCGGAACCCGAGCCCGAGTGTCATCCCAGCTACACCGGCGCGTGCGTCCCCTTCGCCGCCGACGTCGACTGCGAAGGGGGTGGCGGCAACGGCCCGGCGTACCTGAGCGAGGAGGTCCGGGTCGTCGGGCCGGACGTCTACGACCTGGACCGCGACGGGGACGGCGTCGCGTGCGACTCCTGA